The Stomatobaculum sp. F0698 genomic sequence CCTCTGCCGCGTATCTTAACGATACGGGAAGCCATGCTGTCTCCGCAGGAGACCGTCCCGGTCACGGAGGCCGTTGGGCGCATCCTCGGCCAACCCACGGTTTCCTGCCCGCCCGCCGTCCCGCTCGCGGTGAGCGGCGAGCGTCTCTCGGCGGAACTGCTCCCGCTCTTTCTCCGCTACGGCGTCACCGAAGTCGCCGTCGTCCGGGAATAAGTCAGAGGCTCTGCAGCACCAGCATCTGGTAGGCGTGATACGCCACCTGAACCGGCGCCGGGAGTATCATATCCGCGGCCGCCTCAATGAGAATGCGGCGGTTTAAACGTCGCTTCCAGAGGGAACTCATCTTCTTGCCCTGCTTCTTTAACTTCTTTAAGTCGACAAAGTCGACCGGCGTATTCTGCTCGATTTCCTTCTTGCCGAGCTCTGCCAGAGCGCGGCGGTTTTCCACGACCGCCGCAGCGAGATCCTCTTCGGAAATCCCGCGTATGGTCGCGAGCAGCCGCTCCCGGTCGCCGCGGAAATTCAGTGCAATGCTTCCGGTCGCCCAGTAAGTGCGGATGCGCTGCACGCCATCCGTCTTTTCGAGGAGTCCGTGCAGGGCCTCGTACTCCTTGTAAGAGAGCTGCCGTCCCAGAATCTTGACGCGCAGGCTGCCGCCGGTCTCATGTACCACCTTACATTTCATTGCTTTCCTCTTTCCATCCTCCTCTCATTAGAGAGGAGGCTTATTTTATTTAGCGAAAACTCACAGAGGAAAGTATAGCATAACTTAGCGGAAAATCATATTTCCGAGACCTTCTTCCGTTCTTCGATTGCGGGACACGCTGCGAATGCAACAACGATTCCTTTTCTGCCGAAACACCCACAAGCTGTCTGAGCCGCTCCGGCACACATAGACCCGCGCCACGGCCAAGCTCATAGACGCGCATCTGTTCGCCGGGATCGCTCGCAATGCGGCTGCGAATATGGCGCTCTTTTCATTCCCCGAGGTAGGCGCGTACTCGCTCCAGCGCGCGTAAGCCCGCGCCGCGCCCAAGCTCATAGACGCGCATCAATTCGCCGGGATCGCTCGCAATGCGGCTTATGCCGAGCTCCTCCCGCGGATAAATTAAGAGTGCCCGCCCGCGCTCCGCTTCTTCCTCGACAAAGCGTATGTTCTGGTTGTAGGTGAGGTGGCGCATTTTCATCGCAAGGGAGGCGCGCGGATAGCCCCTCAGCGCAGCCCCGACGATGGTCCCGGACGCACCGCGCTCCTTTCGATAGCCCTTGGGACGCGTCAGAATGACCACATTTTTCTCATAGCCGAGACTCAGCATTTTTTTCAGCGGAATCGAATCGGTAATGCCGCCGTCCAGGAGCTTATGCCCGTCCACCTCGACAATGCGCGCCACCAGCGGCATCGAAGCAGAGGCGCGCATGTACTCGACATCGTGCGCATCGCCCTTCTCACAGCGGTAGTAAAAGGGCCTCCCGGTCTCCACATCGGTGCAGACCACATAGAACTCCATCGGATTCTTTTGAAAGGTCTCCGTGTCAAAGGGGAACTTTTCAAACGGCACCTCGCGATAGGCAAAGTCCTTGTTATAGAAGTCGCCTGTCAGCAAGAGGGATCGAAGCGAGCCGTAGCGCGGGTCCGCGCCGTATTTCAGATTATAGCGGAGCACGCGCCCCGGCTGATTGGACTTATAGTTGCAACCGAACACAGCGCCCGCGGAAGTGCCGATGGCGCCCTCAAAGACAATTTTATTTTCCAGGAAGACATCCGTGACCCCCGCGGTAAAGAGCCCGCGCATGCCGCCGCCTTCCATGACCAATCCACGTTTCATAGCCTGTCCTTTCCGTGTAAAAACCATACAGTCTGCATTATAGCGAATTCCGATTGCGACTTGCAAGCTTCCCGTCTTTTCAGCCAGCCGTTTCGTGCTATAATAAGCCTGCTTCGGCACAATTCCCGCCGCACCTTCGGCAGCAGGGAACTGCGGCTTTCCGGAGCGGAACCCGCGGCAGTGTCCGCACATCTTGTTTCGTCGTATCTCCGAGAGAACGACAGAAAGGACAACTATGTATACACCCAAGAACCGCATCCTCTACCTGAGCCAGCTTGCTCTCCTCGTCGCGATTGAACTCGTGATGAAGTTAGTCGGCCTCGGCTCCGTCCCCATCGGCCCGCTGTCGATGTCCTTCTTAACGGTCCCGATTGCGGTCGCAGCCATCCTGCTCGGGCCCTTCGCGGGCGCCGTGACCGGAGCTGTCTTCGGTATCACCGCCTTTTATGAGTGCGTGAGCGGAACTTCGCCGCTCGGCCTCGCGCTTCTGCAGTTCAGTGTGTTCCACACCTTTATGCTCTGTGTGACCATGCGTGTTCTCGTGGGTATCTGCACCGCATGGATCTTCCGCCTGGTGCTCGGCGCGAGCAAGCGGAAAAATCTCTCCTTCCTGGTCGGCGCCGTCGCAGCGCCCCTCACGAACACGATTTTCTTCATGGGCTACATGGTTCTTTTCTTCTATCAGACCGAGGCGATTCAGGCCCTTGCGAACGCACTGCACGCGACCAATCCCCTTGCCTTCATTGTGCTTCTGGTCGGCCTGCAGGGCGTGATTGAAGTCGTGGTGAGCGGCATCGTGAGCACCCTGATTGTGAAAGTCCTGTCCCGCCTCCTTGCGGCGCAGCAGGAAATTCGCTGATTGCGCTTTTCGCCGAAGCTGTACAAAGATATCGCAAAAGAGCTTGTCATCCGCCGGATGACAAGCTCTTTTTTCTACTGTTTTCCCGGTTCGTGCGCTTACCAAAGGCGCTGCCGTACAATCATAAACAACAAGGCAGCCATCAAAATGCCGAATTCCGCCTTTGAAAGCAGCTTCTCTTCAAAGCGGCGCAGACGGTACAACGCGGCATCCGCTTCCTGTAACTTCTGCGCCTGCCCGGAACGGAGCAAGCACTCGCTGTCCATGCGGCGTATCAGTAAGGTACCGATGAGCCAGAGTATTCCCAGTCCTGCTACAAGCCGTAAAAGCGGCAGCTCTGTCAGCAGCTTTGACGCGAGTACTTCCGCCACAGCCAAGGAGATAATCAGCACGCCCAGTATCATACGGAATAAATAGACGCGACGCAATGAGAGCGAGTTTGCCATAGCAGACCTCCTTACAATTAAAATGCATCTTTGTTTTGATTTCATTGTACAACGCCGCATTTTTTTTGCAAGTTATGGATTACTATCTATGCACTTCAAACTTGTCTTATCCGCACAGCACCATCTCTCAGAGGATCATCGACAGCCCGATTCTCTGCTTCTTGACATCGGCCTCGACCACCTTGACCTCGACAATATCGCCGACTTTCACGACCTCCGAGGGGTGCTTCACAAACTTGCCCTTCTTCATGCGGGAGATGTGCACGAGGCCGTCCTGGTGTACGCCGATGTCCACAAAAGCGCCGAAATCAATGACGTTTCTAACGGTGCCGCGGAGTATCATGCCGGGCTTCAAATCCTCAATCTGCAGCACATCGCTCTTTAAGATGGGCTTCGGCATATCTTCGCGGGGATCGCGCCGCGCCGTCGTGAGTTCCTTCTCGACACTCTCGAGCGTGACCTCGCCGACCGAGAGCTGCTCCGCAAGTGACTTCCGCTTTGCCTTGTTGAGTTTAAAGCTGAGACGACCTTCCCGAAGCTTCTCCTCGCTCTCCCCCGCCGCCTCGAGGATGGCCTTCGCGAGCGCATAGCTCTCCGGGTGCACGCCGGTGTCGTCGAGCGGGTTCTCGCCGCCGCTGATACGAAGGAAGCCCGCGCACTGCTCAAAGGCCTTGGGGCCGAGCTTCGAGACTTTTAAGAGCTCCTTTCGGTTCTTAAATTTGCCGTTCTCCTCGCGATAGCTCACGATATTCTTTGCCGTGGTCTTCGTGATGCCGGAGATATAGCGGAGCAGAGGAGCCGAAGCCGTGTTTAAATCCACGCCGACCGCGTTCACACAGTCCTCGACCACGCCCTCCAGCGCCTCGCCGAGGCGCTTTTGCTCCATGTCGTGCTGGTACTGCCCAACGCCGATCGACTTCGGGTCAATCTTCACGAGCTCCGCGAGCGGGTCCTGTACGCGGCGCGCAATCGAGGCCGCACTGCGCTGTCCCACATCGAACTCCGGGAACTCCTCGGTCGCGAGCGCACTCGCGGAGTAGACCGAAGCGCCCGCCTCGTTCGTGATCACATAGGAGACCTTCTGCGGGAGTTCTTTTAAGACCTCCGCGACAAACTGCTCGGACTCGCGGGAAGCCGTGCCGTTTCCGATTGAAATCAGAGTCACGCCGTACTTCTCGATAAATTCTCTCAGCTTCTCCGCCGCCGCGCGCTGCTTCTTCTCGTTGGTCGGCATGGTCGGGTAGACCACAGCGGTATCCAGCACCTTGCCGGTCTCGTCAACGACCGCAAGCTTACAGCCCGTGCGGAACGCCGGGTCCCAGCCGAGCACCACCTCGCCCGCAATCGGCGGCTGCATGAGCAGCTGATGCAGGTTCTTCCGGAACACTTCAATGGCCCCCGTCTCCGCCGCCTCGGTGAGCTCGTTTCGAATATCGCGCTCCACCGCCGGTGCCATGAGGCGCACATAGCTGTCCGTAATCGCGCGGTCCATGGCCTCGGCGGTGTTCTTGTTTTCCGCTTTAATCAGGCGGCTGCGGAGGGTCGAAAGAATCTCCTCGCTCGGTGCCTCGATGTAGACCCGCAAAATCTTTTCTTTCTCGCCGCGGTTCATCGCGAGCACGCGGTAGCCGGTCGCCTTCATCAGAGGCTCGCGGAAGTCATAGTAGGTCTCGTAGACCGCCCGCTTCTCTCTCTCCTTCTCCGCCTCGTTCTGCTTCTCCGCGCTGCCCTTCTGCTCACGCCGCGCCGCGCAGAGCTGACCGCCCCGCTTGGTCGTATCGCGCACATAGCTTCGAATGACACGCGCGTCGGAAAAGCGCTCCGCGAGTATGTCCAGAGCGCCCTGAATGCAGAGTGCCGCCGTACCTATGCCCTTTTCCTCAGAGATGAAGCGCTCGGCCTCTTCCTCGAGGCTCTTCTCTGTCTTCTGCGCCCAGATGAGATCCGCGAGCTCACTTAAGCCGCGCTCGATTGCCACCGTCGCGCGGGTGCTGCGCTTCGGGCGATAGGGGAGGTAGATGTCCTCAAGCTGCACCAGAGTCTCCGCCGCATCAAGCTGCGCGCCGAGCGCCTCCGTCATCTTCCCCTGCTCCGTGATTGCCGCGCGTATCTTTTCGCGGCGCTCTTCCAGATTGCGAAGTGCGGTGAGCCGCGTATCGAGCGTTCTCAGCTGTTCATCGTCCAGCGAGCCGGTCACTTCCTTCCGGTAGCGGGCTATAAAGGGGATGGTCGCACCCTCGTCAATTAAGTTGACGGCTGCGTCCACCTGTTCTGTCCGGACCCCGAGTTCCTCTGCGATTTTCTGATGAATGTTCAAGCCTTTTCCTCCCAAGCATGCCGCCCGCCGCCAAGGCGAGTGCGGTACAGCGCTGTCTTTTCGTCACATTTTTCCCTTATTTTAATCTATGGGTAGTCAAAAAACTAGCACTGTTTCCGTCCCCCCTGCCTTGCATTCACCGCCCGAATCTATTATGATTTTTGCGGTAACACGGTATTCTGTATGCGCATTCTGAAAGGAAGGTCCTATGGGAGGCATCTTTGCATCGGCACTCAAAGAGGATTGTGTCTTTGATCTTTTCTTTGGCACGGATTATCACTCGCACCTCGGCACGCGGCGCGGCGGCATGGCCGTCTACGGAAAGAAAGGCTTTGACCGCGCCATTCACAACATAGAAAACAGCCCCTTCCGCACCAAGTTTGCGGATGATGTGAAGACCATGGAGGGAAACCTCGGCATCGGATGTATTTCCGACTACGAGGCGCAGCCTCTCATTGTGCGCTCCCACCACGGCACCTATGCAATCACGACAGTCGGTCGCATCAACAACCTGAATGTGCTCTCGGATGAGCTCTTAAAGAACAACGGCTCCTCCTTCCTCGAGATGAGCGGCGGCTTCATCAATCCGACCGAGTTGGTCGCAGCGCTGATTAACCGCAAAGACAATCTGATCGAGGGACTTCGCTACGCCCAGGAAATGATTGACGGCTCCATGAGCATTATGCTCCTGACCCCGCAGGGCATCTATCTGTCCCGCGACAAGCTCGGTAGAACGCCGATTGTTGTGGGGCGCAAGGCGGAGGGCTACTGCGCCTCCTTCGAGAGTTTTGCCTATCTGAATCTTGGTTACGAGGACTTCCGCGAACTGGGCCCCGGCGAAATTGCCGTGATGACCCCTGAGGCGCTCACAACCCTCTCCGCCCCCGGAAAGAAGATGCGCATCTGCACCTTCCTCTGGGTCTACTACGGCTATCCCTCCTCTTCCTACGAGGGCGTATCCGTCGAGGCCATGCGCGTGCGCTGCGGTGAGGAACTCGCAAAACGCGACCACATGAGCCACGAGCAGATTGACTCGGTGGCAGGTGTTCCGGACTCCGGTACCGCGCACGCAATCGGCTACGCAAATGAGTCCGGCGTTCCGTTCGCACGGCCCTTTATCAAGTACACGCCGACCTGGCCGCGGTCTTTCATGCCGACCATTCAGGATAAGCGAGATCTCATCGCAAAGATGAAGCTGATTCCGGTGCACGAGCTCATCAACGGACAGCGCCTGCTCTTAATCGACGACTCCATTGTCCGCGGCACCCAGCTCCGCGAAACCACCGAGTTCCTGTACCACAGCGGTGCAAAGGAAGTCCATGTTCGTCCGGCCTGCCCGCCGCTGCTCTTCGGCTGTAAGTACCTGAACTTCTCACGCTCGACCGGTGAGATGGAGCTCATCACGCGGCGCATGATACGCGACGCCGAGGGCGAGAATGTGAGCAGAGAAGTTCTGACAGACTATGCAAACCCGGACTCCGAGCGCTATCAGGCGATGCTCGATGTCATCTGCAAGCAGCTGAACTTTACAACCCTCCGCTATAACCGCCTCGACGACCTCATCAAGGCTGTCGGCATCGACCGCGATAAGCTCTGTACCTATTGCTGGGACGGTCGGGAGTAAGGACTTCGAAACAAACGAAAAAGCACTGTTCTCGCGGAACAGTGCTTTTTATATGCCTCAAACAGTAGCAAGGCACCAAACTTCCCGGTATGAAGTTCACTCCGTATTCTGTGCCGCGCGCCTTTCGCAGTTCTCTACGGAAAGTCACTTTGCCCCGGGTCCGAATCTCCTATTTTCACTTCTCATGAACCGAAGTAAAGCGCCCTCCGCTTCATCTCGTTCAAGAAGGTCTCACCCTGCAAGCTTTCATTCGACCAACGCGACCAACGTTATCGGGGCTTCTTTCGACTCTTCTGCCGACTCTTTTAATCGTCCTTCCGTTTGCTGTCAGATTAGTCTAAGCGTTACCTGTCACATGACACATTCCAAGAAGACCACATTGCATGCTTCATGACCTTGTCTTCCAAACATATTGTTTCAAGGAAGCTGTTTACCAACTTTTTTATCCTATAACGCAACTTTCCCGAGGCTTTTACCAACGCTTCCGTCGGCAATGTTGTCCGTCCTTCCGCTCGCTGTCACAGAATTTCTCTTTGTACTCCCCCATAAAAGGGAGGAGGCCGGGGGCTTTCGCTCCCGGCCAGTATATGAAAAAAAGATGTTCGCGGTTTCCCGCTTGCTATGTTTCTATGATAGCGAAGAGTCGTGATAAATTCATGTGCGCCTTGTAACGCTTTTTCAAAGAAATTATGAATAAATTATGAACGTTCACTCTTCCTTCAAGCCGAGCAAAAGGCAGAGCTTTCTGTGGCAGTGATGAAACGCGGGAATTAAGAAGCAATCCGCGGCAAGCCAGGCGAGCGGTGACGCAAAGAAGATTGCGTAGATACCGAAGAAGCGAACGCCGACAAAGCCCATGAAGGTGCGCGCTGCCATCTCCGCAACGCCCGCCAAGATTGCAAAGACGGAATAGCCCATGCCCTGAATCGTAAAGCGCCACACATTGACCACCGTAAGGGCGCCATAGAAGGCTGCGTTTGCAAGCAGGAAGAGCTTTGCCTGTTGCAAAATTTCCGTCTGCTCCGCTGAGATGAAGAGCTGCGGCAGCTTGTCACCAAAGAGGAAGCAGAGCAGGAAGGCGAGAAGCCCGTAGAGTATGCCGATTCGCGTCGCCACATAAACGCCTTCCTTGACACGACGCAACTTGCCCGCGCCGACATTCTGACCCGCATAGGTGGCCATGGTCGCACCCAACGCATCGTAGACAGAGCAGAGGAACATGCTGATCTTCTGTCCCGCCGTCACAGCCGCAACCGTCACCGTGCCGAGCATATTGACCGCGCTCTGCACAATGACCGAACCGATTGCCGTAATCGAATACTGCAATCCCATCGGCAAGGCCATTGCAAGCAGGATTTCGCATTTTCTGCGGTCAAAGTTAAGCTCCCGCGGCGCAAAACGGAGCAACGGAAACTTCTTCCGCATATAAAAGATGCACAGAATACCGGAGACCGCCTGCGAGAACACGGTCGCAAGCGCGGGACCGTTCACGCTGAAGCCGAACCCGACAATCGTCACAAAGTCGAGGACAATGTTGATGACCGATGCGAGAATCAAGAAGTACACCGGTGTCTTCGAGTCTCCCAGGGCACGAATCAGGCTCGCCGTCACGTTGTAGAGATAAGTGGTCGGAATGCCAAGGAAGATGATAAAGATATATTGATAGGCATAGGGCATGATTTCCTCCGGCGTCTGCGTCCATATGAGGAGGGGCTTCGTAAAGATCGCAACGAGTCCCGTCACGACAAACGAAAAAATCAGGCTGAGCCATATGGTATTCGCGATAAACTTGCGCATATCCGTATAATCACGCGCACCGAAGCGCTGTGCCACCGGAATCGCAAAGCCCGAGGACATACCGATCACAAAGCCGTTGATCAGGAAGTTAATCGCCGCCGTGGAACCAACGCCCGCAAGTGCATTGATGCTGAGGTAACGTCCCACGATTACCGTATCCGCCATGCTGTAAAACTGCTGGAACAAGGTTCCCAGTAACATGGGAATCGCAAATCCCAAAATGA encodes the following:
- a CDS encoding patatin-like phospholipase family protein → MKRGLVMEGGGMRGLFTAGVTDVFLENKIVFEGAIGTSAGAVFGCNYKSNQPGRVLRYNLKYGADPRYGSLRSLLLTGDFYNKDFAYREVPFEKFPFDTETFQKNPMEFYVVCTDVETGRPFYYRCEKGDAHDVEYMRASASMPLVARIVEVDGHKLLDGGITDSIPLKKMLSLGYEKNVVILTRPKGYRKERGASGTIVGAALRGYPRASLAMKMRHLTYNQNIRFVEEEAERGRALLIYPREELGISRIASDPGELMRVYELGRGAGLRALERVRAYLGE
- a CDS encoding ECF transporter S component, with product MYTPKNRILYLSQLALLVAIELVMKLVGLGSVPIGPLSMSFLTVPIAVAAILLGPFAGAVTGAVFGITAFYECVSGTSPLGLALLQFSVFHTFMLCVTMRVLVGICTAWIFRLVLGASKRKNLSFLVGAVAAPLTNTIFFMGYMVLFFYQTEAIQALANALHATNPLAFIVLLVGLQGVIEVVVSGIVSTLIVKVLSRLLAAQQEIR
- a CDS encoding amidophosphoribosyltransferase — translated: MGGIFASALKEDCVFDLFFGTDYHSHLGTRRGGMAVYGKKGFDRAIHNIENSPFRTKFADDVKTMEGNLGIGCISDYEAQPLIVRSHHGTYAITTVGRINNLNVLSDELLKNNGSSFLEMSGGFINPTELVAALINRKDNLIEGLRYAQEMIDGSMSIMLLTPQGIYLSRDKLGRTPIVVGRKAEGYCASFESFAYLNLGYEDFRELGPGEIAVMTPEALTTLSAPGKKMRICTFLWVYYGYPSSSYEGVSVEAMRVRCGEELAKRDHMSHEQIDSVAGVPDSGTAHAIGYANESGVPFARPFIKYTPTWPRSFMPTIQDKRDLIAKMKLIPVHELINGQRLLLIDDSIVRGTQLRETTEFLYHSGAKEVHVRPACPPLLFGCKYLNFSRSTGEMELITRRMIRDAEGENVSREVLTDYANPDSERYQAMLDVICKQLNFTTLRYNRLDDLIKAVGIDRDKLCTYCWDGRE
- a CDS encoding MATE family efflux transporter, translated to MKEMMRSKKAAIVDMTAGSPTALILGFAIPMLLGTLFQQFYSMADTVIVGRYLSINALAGVGSTAAINFLINGFVIGMSSGFAIPVAQRFGARDYTDMRKFIANTIWLSLIFSFVVTGLVAIFTKPLLIWTQTPEEIMPYAYQYIFIIFLGIPTTYLYNVTASLIRALGDSKTPVYFLILASVINIVLDFVTIVGFGFSVNGPALATVFSQAVSGILCIFYMRKKFPLLRFAPRELNFDRRKCEILLAMALPMGLQYSITAIGSVIVQSAVNMLGTVTVAAVTAGQKISMFLCSVYDALGATMATYAGQNVGAGKLRRVKEGVYVATRIGILYGLLAFLLCFLFGDKLPQLFISAEQTEILQQAKLFLLANAAFYGALTVVNVWRFTIQGMGYSVFAILAGVAEMAARTFMGFVGVRFFGIYAIFFASPLAWLAADCFLIPAFHHCHRKLCLLLGLKEE
- a CDS encoding Tex family protein, giving the protein MNIHQKIAEELGVRTEQVDAAVNLIDEGATIPFIARYRKEVTGSLDDEQLRTLDTRLTALRNLEERREKIRAAITEQGKMTEALGAQLDAAETLVQLEDIYLPYRPKRSTRATVAIERGLSELADLIWAQKTEKSLEEEAERFISEEKGIGTAALCIQGALDILAERFSDARVIRSYVRDTTKRGGQLCAARREQKGSAEKQNEAEKEREKRAVYETYYDFREPLMKATGYRVLAMNRGEKEKILRVYIEAPSEEILSTLRSRLIKAENKNTAEAMDRAITDSYVRLMAPAVERDIRNELTEAAETGAIEVFRKNLHQLLMQPPIAGEVVLGWDPAFRTGCKLAVVDETGKVLDTAVVYPTMPTNEKKQRAAAEKLREFIEKYGVTLISIGNGTASRESEQFVAEVLKELPQKVSYVITNEAGASVYSASALATEEFPEFDVGQRSAASIARRVQDPLAELVKIDPKSIGVGQYQHDMEQKRLGEALEGVVEDCVNAVGVDLNTASAPLLRYISGITKTTAKNIVSYREENGKFKNRKELLKVSKLGPKAFEQCAGFLRISGGENPLDDTGVHPESYALAKAILEAAGESEEKLREGRLSFKLNKAKRKSLAEQLSVGEVTLESVEKELTTARRDPREDMPKPILKSDVLQIEDLKPGMILRGTVRNVIDFGAFVDIGVHQDGLVHISRMKKGKFVKHPSEVVKVGDIVEVKVVEADVKKQRIGLSMIL